One genomic region from Spirulina subsalsa PCC 9445 encodes:
- a CDS encoding aspartate ammonia-lyase, with amino-acid sequence MSDYRIERDSMGERQIPSTVYYGIQTLRAVENFPISGLKPLPTYVDACLLIKKATAIANAELGCIPPEISQAIVQAAEEILQGNLRDQFVVDVYQAGAGTSHHMNINEVLANRALEILGDSKGNYQRISPNDHVNYGQSTNDVIPTAIRIGGLLALAHSLYPALDQAIAALNEKAIAFQDVVKSGRTHLQDAVPVRLGESFRAWARILADHSRRVKLAAEDLCVLGLGGSAAGTGLNTHPDYRFRVAELLSDLIDQPLHSAPHLMAAMQSMAPFVAVSGTLRNLAQDVIKISHDLRLMDSGPKTGFKEIQLPPVQPGSSIMPGKYNPVMAEMISMVCFQVIGYDTAITFAAQAGQLELNVMMPLIAYNLIQSIEILGNAIKALSEKCLQGIEAKEERCLAYAEGSLALVTALNPHIGYLNAAAVAKESLETGKSLRQIVLERGLMGEAELAQVLDLETMSLLPEAGN; translated from the coding sequence ATGAGTGACTACCGGATTGAACGCGACTCAATGGGAGAACGTCAAATTCCCAGTACCGTCTACTATGGCATTCAAACCTTACGGGCCGTGGAAAACTTCCCCATCAGCGGACTAAAACCCCTCCCCACCTATGTAGACGCTTGTTTACTAATTAAAAAAGCTACCGCCATCGCCAACGCAGAATTAGGCTGCATCCCCCCCGAAATTAGTCAGGCCATTGTCCAAGCGGCCGAGGAGATTCTACAGGGGAACTTACGGGATCAGTTTGTGGTGGATGTTTACCAAGCCGGGGCCGGCACCTCCCACCACATGAATATTAACGAAGTCTTAGCCAACCGCGCCCTAGAAATATTGGGCGACAGTAAAGGCAATTATCAGCGTATTAGCCCCAACGATCATGTCAATTATGGGCAGTCTACCAACGACGTGATCCCTACAGCCATTCGCATTGGGGGCTTACTCGCCCTCGCCCATAGCTTGTATCCGGCCTTAGATCAAGCCATTGCCGCCCTCAATGAAAAAGCGATCGCCTTCCAAGATGTCGTCAAATCCGGCAGGACTCACCTACAGGATGCCGTACCCGTGCGACTGGGGGAAAGTTTCCGCGCTTGGGCGAGAATTTTAGCCGATCACAGCCGACGGGTTAAACTGGCCGCCGAGGATTTGTGCGTGTTAGGCTTAGGAGGAAGCGCCGCCGGAACAGGCTTAAACACCCATCCCGACTATCGTTTCCGCGTCGCCGAATTACTCTCAGACCTCATTGATCAACCCCTACACAGTGCCCCCCACCTCATGGCCGCCATGCAGAGTATGGCCCCCTTTGTCGCCGTTTCTGGTACCCTACGCAATCTCGCCCAAGATGTGATCAAAATCTCCCATGATTTGCGCTTAATGGACTCGGGCCCCAAAACCGGATTTAAAGAGATTCAACTCCCCCCCGTACAACCTGGCTCCTCCATCATGCCGGGGAAATATAATCCAGTTATGGCGGAAATGATCTCAATGGTCTGTTTCCAAGTCATTGGCTACGATACAGCCATCACCTTTGCCGCCCAAGCGGGACAATTAGAATTAAACGTCATGATGCCCTTAATTGCCTATAACTTGATTCAGAGTATCGAGATTTTAGGCAATGCTATCAAGGCATTAAGTGAGAAATGTTTACAGGGCATTGAAGCCAAAGAGGAGCGCTGTTTAGCCTATGCTGAAGGAAGTTTAGCCTTAGTGACGGCTTTAAATCCCCATATTGGCTACTTAAACGCGGCCGCGGTGGCCAAAGAATCCCTCGAAACCGGGAAATCCCTACGGCAAATTGTGCTAGAACGGGGCTTAATGGGAGAAGCGGAGTTAGCCCAAGTGTTGGACTTAGAAACCATGAGTTTGTTACCGGAAGCGGGGAATTAA